Below is a genomic region from Triticum dicoccoides isolate Atlit2015 ecotype Zavitan unplaced genomic scaffold, WEW_v2.0 scaffold68311, whole genome shotgun sequence.
GGCGGCGTGAGGGCCTACTTCGGGGGCCGGTGGCTGTGCGGGCTGTGCTCCGAGTCCGTCAAGTACGAGGCCGGCTGCAGCAAGCGCAGCGCGGCCATGGGCATGGAGGAGGCCGTGCGGGCGCACATGGCCTTCTGCCGCATGCTCAGGCGCGGCGGCCCCGCGGAGCGCGTGGCCGAGGGCATGTGCCAGATGCTTAGGCGCACCGCGTGCGGGAAGCACCGGGCCACCTCATCGTCCTCGTCGCGGCGGACAGCGCCGGCGATGGTGGCGTCAGCGTCCGGGCACCACCGCGCCTCGGTGCCGTCCGCCTGAGTTGATGTCTGCTTCTTGCGACGAGGTGCATGCTTCGGACATACGTCTTCCTCACCACAGCTTAGATGCATGCCATGTGATAGTACTAGTATATTTTGTTTTGAATCTATTCCGGAAACTATATACAAGTGATGGAGTACTGTATGTAGTACGaggttaaagttcaattaatcttcACATGAGGATCTTGATCTACCCAACGACCGAGCAGCTCTTCTTGGCGTCTATCCTTTCGAGGTGTAACATTCGATCTGCTTGAAAGTTGTTTCTTCTTTGTTGCGGTTCCCTGTCCGTCAGAATGATCTTGCACTTGTTCTTCAGagtgtttttctttttttgtttctttgcGCACTGGCTTGAGTTTTCGACCCGATCGACGAGACGAGGCCATGGCCGGGCCCGTCGGCTTCGTCGTCTGTTGCTTTCGCTATCCTCGCCCTCAACACACGTGCACAAACATGAGAGGTTGATACTGCTAGTGCATGCTCACCCGTTGGAGAATTTTGTTTAGATAATGGATGGAAGAAAACTTCTCCCGTGGAGAATCAAATGCGAGTCACCCGAGGATTTGTGTCCACTGCAAGTATGTATGATAGACGTACCCTGAGTACAAAAGCTCTGGCATGCATCCTAGCTTGACACTTGTTGCCTACCAAGCCAACTGCTTTTTTGAGAGATACCAATCTAAGTACTTAGAGGTTCTCTAGCAGATCGTGTAATAACTCATCCCGTAAGTCGTTTAGAGGATCCCATAAAACAGTTTTTACACGTTTTTACAGTGTGGCGTGTGCTCGCACAGAATAGATCCAGTAAAAATCTTTGATTTCAGACGTGGAGCCTATTTATCAGCAATTGCATTTATAATAGGGTCCCTAGAAAATAGCATAAAACACTCTAAAATGAAATCTAGATTACAATTGGATCCAGGCCGCTCCAGTGCAACACCGCATGCTCCCGCCGCCCTGCCGCTGTTGGCGCGAACCTCGTCGGACGCGGCCGAGCTCCTGCTCGCGCCCTGCTCATGCTAGCTAGCTTGCGCGTTGCTGTTGCGCCGGTGGTGAGCGGCGGGCGGCAGCTCGCAGGCAGtgacgggcggcggtggcggcggcaagaTTTGGCTGGAGTCAAGCTCGGATGACCATGCCACCGGCTGCGAGGGAAGC
It encodes:
- the LOC119347448 gene encoding uncharacterized protein LOC119347448, translating into MEAVELAVVVSCECCGLEEECTGEYIGGVRAYFGGRWLCGLCSESVKYEAGCSKRSAAMGMEEAVRAHMAFCRMLRRGGPAERVAEGMCQMLRRTACGKHRATSSSSSRRTAPAMVASASGHHRASVPSA